Proteins from a genomic interval of Zingiber officinale cultivar Zhangliang chromosome 2A, Zo_v1.1, whole genome shotgun sequence:
- the LOC122042154 gene encoding protein WRKY1-like: MEGVEEANSAAVESCHGVLSLLSETKDQTLAYEHVATETGKAISRFDKVVSMLGNGMGHARFRRPKNTQYHHFNRSIFLDSLVVSRADHSPSLLQLLPTTPLLEKPVSEMKVSNSKMPLRVPSSLMLENPIVTKGSRSDLQAAFHSPTPSHFHFLQQQHNHQMLQLQQQLKFHNGTYGRSTNSGLNLMFDNSSCTGTASSSRSFLSSLSIDGSMGSMDGRAFDLVSRQQLSSPVNWHLQERKCSKGGNDGNGKCMKTGRCHCSKKRKLKVKRTIKVPAISNKLADIPADDYSWRKYGQKPIKGSPHPRGYYKCSSMRGCPARKHVERCVEDPSMLIVTYEGEHNHGKLPTQSTGT; encoded by the exons ATGGAAGGTGTGGAAGAGGCTAATAGTGCAGCTGTGGAGAGCTGCCACGGAGTGCTGAGCCTTCTATCTGAGACCAAAGACCAAACCCTAGCTTACGAACATGTAGCGACAGAGACAGGAAAGGCAATTTCAAGGTTTGACAAGGTCGTTTCTATGCTTGGTAATGGCATGGGTCATGCAAGATTTAGGAGGCCGAAGAACACCCAATACCACCATTTCAATCGCAGTATCTTCTTAGATAGTTTAGTGGTAAGCAGAGCTGACCATTCTCCGTCTTTGCTCCAACTCCTGCCAACAACTCCACTGCTAGAAAAACCAGTCAGTGAGATGAAGGTTTCAAATTCCAAGATGCCTCTTCGAGTCCCATCCAGCTTGATGCTGGAGAACCCAATAGTGACAAAGGGCAGCAGGAGCGATCTTCAAGCTGCCTTCCACAGTCCCACTCCCTCCCACTTCCATTTCCTTCAACAGCAGCACAACCACCAGATGCTTCAGCTTCAGCAACAGCTGAAGTTCCACAATGGAACGTATGGGAGGAGCACCAACAGTGGGCTCAACCTCATGTTTGACAACTCGAGTTGCACGGGGACTGCGTCATCTTCTAGGTCTTTCTTGTCGTCCCTGAGCATCGATGGAAGTATGGGGAGCATGGATGGGAGGGCCTTTGACCTAGTTAGTAGACAACAATTGTCCAGTCCCGTGAACTGGCACCTTCAGGAGAGGAAGTGCTCCAAAGGAGGGAATGATGGAAATGGCAAATGCATGAAAACAGGCAGGTGCCACTGCTCAAAGAAGAG GAAGTTGAAAGTGAAGAGGACCATTAAGGTTCCTGCTATAAGTAACAAACTTGCTGATATCCCTGCTGATGATTACTCTTGGAGGAAGTATGGTCAAAAGCCAATTAAGGGCTCTCCTCATCCTAG AGGATACTACAAATGTAGCAGCATGAGGGGCTGCCCTGCAAGGAAGCATGTTGAGCGATGTGTTGAAGATCCATCCATGTTGATTGTGACCTATGAAGGAGAGCACAACCATGGGAAGCTTCCGACGCAGTCCACAGGCACATAG